The nucleotide window CTGCATCACCGGCGCCAGCTGGCCCGAGCCGCCGCAGAACGAATGCCCGAAGCCGAGCCAGTGGCCGGTCTCGTGGTTGAGGACCATGTGCCGGTAGCCGGCCAGCGAGGCTCCGGTGGCGTTCCAGGACGGCGAGCCGGTCAGCCAGCGGGTCTCGTTGATCACGACGTTGCGGCCCACTCTGCAGGAGTAGCTGCTGTCGCAGGGCGACCCGAAGCCGGGCACCCGGTTGGCGGCGGCCAGCCAGAGCGTGAAGTTCCCACCCGAGGCGACCCTGCGGAAGGCGATCGAGCCGCCGAGGTTCCATCCGCGCGAGTCGGCGTAGTTGCTCGCCGCCGCGGCCGCGAAGGATTCCAGGTTGCTGCTGTTCGCCAACCCGCGCACCTCGTAGGTGTAGACGATCTGGGGCGCGGCCGCGGCCGACGGCTGGCTGAAACCGACGAGGCAGCCGGCTACGCAGAGCAAGGCCACAGCCAGGGTTCGGATGGGTTGACGGTGCATCGACTACTCCTGCCGCCTCGAAGGCCTCGTGGGATCAGCCCGATGCTGCCAGCCGGGCCCACGCAGCTGCCAGGCGAACGAGGCCGACGTTGCCAATCCGTTGCCCAGCCGGCTGGGCGTCATCCCGCCGGACGATCATGCCGCAGGTGCCGCGCGGCAGCCTCACCGCCGCATGGCGGACAGGACATGGTCCGTCCCCCCATAGCTGATCGTCATGCGGCTCCTTTCGCGCCCGAGCCATGATCGTCCGGCCTCTAGTGAGAATTTTCCTTGCAGGTAGGTCGTTGCCAACCCCACCAGCTCTTCGAGAAGTCCTGCCTGTTCCGACGCCCCCAGCTCCAAGGAGAACAGCTGGTACCCGCGATCGACGTTGAGGGAGAAGACCTCGTCGCCCAACGTGATCCGAGCCCAGTGATCTGACCCGGAGCCTTGGGAGATGATCACCGCTGGGTACCTGCGCGATAGATCGACGTCAGCCCTGAAATCTCCATGCGGTCGAACAGCAGCTGCTATGAAGCTGCACATGGCCGATACAGGCATCGGCAGCAGCTCGTCATGCATCGTTCAGAACAGGGCGTTGGCCAGCTCGCGACGGGTCGGCGGCACCCGCGGGTCGTCCGGGCCGAGCAGTTCGAAGTACTCCACCAGCCGGTCCCGGACCGGCATCCGATCCTCGCCGCGCAGCCGCCGCACCAGCCCGACCAGCCGGCTGAAGGCAGCCTCGATCTGGTTGTTCGCCAGCTCGGCGTCGGCGGCGGCCAGCTGGGCCTCGACATTGTCCGGCTCCGCGGCCGCCACCTGCAGCGCGTCCCGCGGCAGGGCCGAGAGCCGGCGCAGCAGCCCGACCTGGCGCAGGGCCAACTGCGCTTCGACGTTGGCCGGCTCGGCGTTCAGGATCGCCTGGTAACGCTCGGCGGCCAGGTCGAAGTTCCCGGCCTCCAGCGCGTCCTCGGCGGCGGTGAACCGCTCGTCCTCAGGCGGCTCGGGGGCGGCGGCCGGGCCCGCCGTGCCGTCCGGAGCCCCGGCCACGGCGCCAGGACCTGCCAGGCCGGCCTGGCTGGCAGCCTGCAGCAGCGCCGTCAGGAACTCGCGCACCTGCGCCTCGGGCAGCGCCCCCTGGAAGCCCGGCACCAGCTGCCCGCCGATCACCGCGAAGACCGTGGGGATGCTCTGCACCTGCAGCATCTGCGCGATCCGCGGATTGGC belongs to Jatrophihabitans sp. and includes:
- a CDS encoding tetratricopeptide repeat protein, yielding MRPGSRPARSKSAAPAPSPAAVAAMSGAVDLAAVKARSEAAARAASAPPPSAGQFVVVATEANFQAEVLDRSFQVPVLLDLWADWCEPCKQLSPLLERLAQEFGGSWVLATVDVEANPRIAQMLQVQSIPTVFAVIGGQLVPGFQGALPEAQVREFLTALLQAASQAGLAGPGAVAGAPDGTAGPAAAPEPPEDERFTAAEDALEAGNFDLAAERYQAILNAEPANVEAQLALRQVGLLRRLSALPRDALQVAAAEPDNVEAQLAAADAELANNQIEAAFSRLVGLVRRLRGEDRMPVRDRLVEYFELLGPDDPRVPPTRRELANALF